Proteins co-encoded in one candidate division KSB1 bacterium genomic window:
- a CDS encoding P-II family nitrogen regulator, whose product MKMVTAIIREDRLEAVREALAKIGIFSLTVNPVLGHGNAPGLSSSLKAKTLPSLLPKLRIDTAVDDEFVEPTIEAIMTVAQSGYVGDGKIFVTPLEESVRIRTGERGRVALN is encoded by the coding sequence ATGAAAATGGTCACCGCTATTATACGTGAAGACCGCTTGGAAGCGGTTCGCGAGGCTTTGGCAAAAATCGGAATTTTCTCTTTAACGGTCAATCCGGTGCTGGGTCACGGCAATGCTCCGGGCCTCAGCAGCAGCCTTAAGGCGAAAACGCTGCCTTCTCTGCTGCCGAAGCTGAGAATCGACACCGCCGTCGACGATGAATTCGTCGAGCCGACCATCGAAGCCATCATGACCGTCGCGCAGAGCGGCTATGTCGGCGACGGAAAAATTTTCGTTACTCCGTTGGAAGAAAGCGTACGCATCCGCACCGGCGAGCGCGGCCGCGTTGCCCTCAATTAA
- a CDS encoding acyl-CoA thioesterase yields MPKTFHYKLNVRSYNLDSFGHVNNAVYLNYLEEARCNYLEQMGLSFMDFHRLKAFAFVVSVHIDYKSPAKFNDLLDIQGQFSKVRRSSFSTRFVIYNETTQRICAEADMSFAFVDEKGKVIPMPSLFRDKILQACEQD; encoded by the coding sequence ATGCCCAAGACCTTTCACTACAAACTGAATGTCCGCAGCTATAATCTGGACTCGTTCGGTCACGTCAACAACGCCGTCTATTTGAACTATCTCGAAGAGGCGCGCTGCAACTATTTGGAGCAGATGGGCCTTAGTTTTATGGATTTTCATCGGCTGAAGGCGTTCGCGTTTGTGGTCAGCGTGCACATCGACTACAAATCGCCCGCCAAGTTTAATGATCTGCTCGATATTCAAGGTCAATTCAGCAAAGTGAGGCGCAGCAGCTTTTCCACCCGCTTTGTCATTTATAATGAGACGACGCAGAGGATTTGTGCCGAGGCGGACATGAGCTTTGCTTTTGTGGATGAAAAGGGCAAGGTTATCCCCATGCCGTCCTTGTTTCGCGATAAAATTTTGCAGGCTTGTGAACAAGATTAA
- a CDS encoding thioredoxin family protein — MLIALGIILTVLVLFVVLQIVMVRKMQSKRGKDVPQLGGRLDALMRRGKVLFYFYSPSCRACRPMTPIVRSLAQHDKRILLEDVSRDVRTAQQFGVMATPTLVLVQEGKIADILVGYQDESRLRALLAD; from the coding sequence ATGCTCATAGCTCTTGGAATCATTTTGACGGTCCTCGTTTTGTTTGTGGTTTTGCAGATCGTTATGGTCCGAAAGATGCAGTCCAAGCGGGGAAAAGATGTTCCGCAATTGGGCGGCAGGCTGGATGCGCTGATGCGCCGCGGCAAGGTGCTGTTTTACTTTTATAGCCCTTCCTGCCGCGCCTGCAGACCGATGACGCCGATTGTCAGAAGCCTGGCACAACATGACAAGCGCATCTTGCTCGAGGATGTTTCGCGCGATGTCCGCACGGCGCAACAGTTCGGCGTTATGGCCACGCCGACTCTCGTCCTGGTTCAAGAAGGTAAGATTGCCGATATTCTAGTAGGCTATCAGGATGAAAGCCGGTTGCGCGCTTTATTGGCCGATTGA
- a CDS encoding 1-acyl-sn-glycerol-3-phosphate acyltransferase, whose protein sequence is MNSRIDLLGVLQKDYSTAEPTSRPLFPGVRFYYLMVEQVIAASHKAKRGIFTHEDYYRHGLAVLRAVERVGGRIEISGVSQVPQFPGPYVYVANHMSVLETIILSSMLYPIGEHTFIVKQSLIDYPVFKHIMRAMDPIVVGRVNPREDLEVVLREGVKKLQDGISVVVFPQHTRTTEFIPEKFNTLGIKLAKRGGATVVPIALKTDFWGQGKLIKDFGRIYPQKTVRFRFGSPISITGDGRQEHAAIVRFIGDALAEWEALDQSANKARNRLSS, encoded by the coding sequence ATGAATTCGCGAATCGATCTTTTGGGCGTCCTGCAAAAGGACTACAGCACTGCCGAGCCGACAAGCCGCCCTCTGTTTCCAGGGGTGCGCTTTTACTACCTTATGGTCGAACAAGTGATTGCGGCTTCGCACAAAGCCAAGCGCGGCATATTTACGCATGAAGACTATTATCGGCACGGCCTTGCCGTATTACGCGCCGTCGAGCGCGTCGGCGGCCGCATCGAAATCAGCGGCGTCAGCCAAGTTCCGCAGTTTCCAGGCCCCTATGTTTACGTCGCCAACCACATGAGTGTTTTGGAGACCATCATCCTTTCCTCCATGCTCTATCCGATCGGTGAACATACCTTTATTGTCAAACAAAGCCTGATCGATTATCCTGTCTTCAAACACATTATGCGGGCCATGGATCCCATTGTCGTCGGCCGTGTCAATCCGCGCGAAGACCTTGAAGTGGTGCTGCGCGAAGGCGTAAAAAAGCTGCAGGACGGCATCAGCGTGGTGGTTTTCCCGCAGCATACGCGCACGACGGAATTTATACCGGAGAAATTCAACACCTTGGGGATCAAGTTGGCCAAGCGCGGCGGCGCAACCGTGGTTCCCATCGCCCTTAAAACCGATTTTTGGGGGCAGGGTAAACTGATAAAAGATTTCGGCAGAATTTATCCGCAAAAAACCGTACGCTTTCGATTCGGTTCGCCGATCTCAATCACCGGAGACGGTCGGCAGGAGCATGCGGCGATTGTTCGGTTTATCGGCGACGCCTTGGCCGAATGGGAAGCGCTCGATCAATCGGCCAATAAAGCGCGCAACCGGCTTTCATCCTGA
- a CDS encoding NIPSNAP family protein — MERREFLLSAAAATAAAISPVRAEETDSCCFYEWIRYESLNNSQKGRLDQFLSQALIPGLNRLGIEPIGVFRPRFGADGRDTFVLIPHPSIESFLTVGKRLYQDSEFRKAGGELIDPEMSNPLFHRQETWLLRAFSHLPRPEIPPHLRGKRDRIFEVRIYESHSQVKAALKIEMFNEGGEIALFKETGLNPVIFGETLAGADMPNLLYMLGFESMEEQAAAWRRFINSEGWAKMKDLPRYKDTVSSITDIILSPTGYSQI, encoded by the coding sequence ATGGAACGAAGGGAGTTTTTATTGTCCGCCGCCGCGGCGACGGCCGCAGCGATCTCGCCGGTGCGGGCCGAAGAAACCGACTCGTGCTGTTTTTACGAGTGGATCCGCTACGAGTCTCTCAATAATTCACAGAAGGGGAGGCTGGATCAATTTCTTTCGCAGGCGCTTATTCCGGGGCTCAACCGCCTCGGCATCGAACCGATCGGCGTCTTTCGCCCGCGTTTCGGCGCCGACGGCCGCGATACTTTTGTCCTGATTCCGCATCCGTCCATAGAATCTTTCTTGACCGTCGGTAAGCGTCTTTACCAGGATTCTGAATTTCGGAAAGCCGGCGGCGAGCTGATCGATCCGGAAATGAGTAACCCCCTCTTTCATCGCCAGGAAACTTGGCTGTTACGCGCTTTTTCCCATTTGCCCAGGCCGGAGATTCCGCCGCATCTGCGCGGCAAGCGCGACCGCATTTTTGAGGTCCGCATCTATGAGAGCCATAGTCAGGTTAAAGCGGCGCTCAAGATCGAGATGTTCAATGAGGGCGGCGAAATTGCTTTGTTTAAAGAAACGGGACTCAATCCGGTAATTTTCGGAGAGACGCTGGCGGGCGCCGATATGCCGAACCTTCTCTACATGCTGGGTTTCGAAAGCATGGAGGAACAGGCGGCGGCGTGGCGTCGGTTCATCAACAGCGAAGGGTGGGCCAAAATGAAGGATTTGCCGCGTTACAAAGACACGGTCTCTTCCATAACCGACATCATCCTTTCTCCGACCGGTTATTCGCAGATCTGA
- a CDS encoding glutamine synthetase III codes for MADQSPILPETAQCISEYFGANTFNEQTMREKLPKDTYKKLLATIKKGEKLDMSIANTVAHAMKEWALSKGVTHYTHWFQPQTGLTAEKHDSFLEFDEGVPVERFRGNQLVQGEPDASSFPSGGSRSTFEARGYTMWDPSSPAFIVDGPRGGILCIPSVFISYTGEALDKKTPLLRSMEAINRSALRILRLFGNTTATRVVTTIGTEQEYFLIDRAFFNLRPDLVHTGRTLIGALPPKGQQLEDHYFGAIKERVLAFMQEVEKELYKLGVPAKTRHNEVAPHQYEIAPIYGEANVAADRNQLTMEVMKKIANRFGLTVLLHEKPFAGINGSGKHNNWSMESNDGVNLLDPGTTPEENLQFLVFLVAVLRAVYKYSDLLRMSVASAGNDHRLGANEAPPAIMSVFLGERLSTILDQIKEGVPVTATENYIIDLGISKLPSIFRDHTDRNRTSPFAFTGSKFEFRAVGSSASISFPNTILSAAVADSLDYIGDAIERELKAGKEFNNAVLKVLRDQIIETEPIRFEGNNYSPDWEREAERRGLPNVKKSAYAFDALVAEKNVQMLIKQGVFTEREIYARYRIKLEQYITTIEIEAETFCDLIETRVLPAAISYQTMLADAIKSIGSAAPQIAESAVSVQRDLLARVSEQIAALYKGLAEIREALEKADEIDDLPKKAKYIADTVAELLIKVRKPSDELEKLIPDDLWPLPKYSEMLSIL; via the coding sequence TTGGCCGACCAGTCGCCGATTTTGCCGGAAACAGCTCAATGCATTTCCGAGTATTTCGGCGCCAATACGTTTAACGAACAGACCATGCGCGAAAAGCTTCCCAAGGACACTTATAAGAAGCTGTTGGCGACCATCAAAAAAGGTGAAAAGCTCGATATGAGCATCGCCAACACCGTAGCGCATGCCATGAAAGAGTGGGCCTTGAGCAAGGGCGTCACCCATTATACGCATTGGTTTCAGCCGCAGACCGGTCTGACGGCGGAAAAACACGACTCGTTTTTGGAATTCGATGAAGGCGTACCGGTAGAGCGGTTTCGCGGCAATCAGCTGGTGCAGGGCGAACCGGACGCGTCTTCGTTTCCCAGCGGAGGCAGTCGCTCCACGTTTGAAGCGCGCGGATATACCATGTGGGACCCCTCCAGTCCGGCTTTTATCGTCGACGGTCCGCGCGGCGGCATTTTGTGCATTCCCTCGGTCTTTATCAGCTATACGGGCGAAGCGCTCGACAAGAAAACGCCGCTCCTTCGCTCCATGGAGGCCATCAATCGCTCGGCGCTGCGCATTCTCCGGCTTTTCGGCAATACAACGGCAACGCGCGTCGTAACAACCATCGGCACCGAACAGGAATACTTTTTGATCGATCGGGCTTTCTTCAACCTTAGACCTGATTTGGTGCATACCGGCCGCACGCTGATCGGCGCTTTGCCGCCCAAAGGACAGCAGCTGGAAGACCATTATTTCGGCGCGATTAAAGAGCGCGTTCTGGCGTTCATGCAGGAAGTCGAAAAAGAGCTCTATAAACTGGGCGTTCCCGCCAAGACGCGCCACAATGAGGTTGCACCGCATCAGTACGAAATAGCGCCGATTTACGGAGAGGCCAATGTGGCGGCGGACCGAAATCAGCTGACCATGGAGGTGATGAAAAAAATCGCCAATCGGTTCGGCCTCACCGTGCTTTTGCACGAAAAGCCTTTTGCCGGCATCAACGGCAGCGGCAAGCACAACAACTGGTCTATGGAATCGAACGACGGCGTCAATTTGCTCGATCCCGGCACGACGCCGGAAGAAAATCTCCAGTTCCTTGTCTTCCTGGTAGCCGTCCTGCGCGCCGTATACAAATACAGCGACCTGTTGCGCATGTCGGTGGCTTCGGCCGGAAACGATCATCGTTTGGGCGCCAACGAAGCGCCGCCTGCGATCATGTCGGTCTTTTTGGGCGAGCGGCTTTCGACAATTCTCGATCAGATCAAGGAAGGTGTGCCGGTAACGGCCACGGAAAACTATATCATCGACCTCGGCATCAGCAAACTGCCGTCGATTTTCCGCGATCACACCGATCGAAACCGTACTTCGCCGTTTGCCTTTACCGGCTCCAAGTTCGAGTTCCGCGCCGTCGGCTCTTCGGCGTCCATTTCATTTCCCAACACCATTCTCAGCGCTGCAGTAGCTGACTCGCTCGATTATATCGGCGACGCCATCGAAAGAGAGCTGAAAGCCGGCAAAGAGTTTAACAATGCGGTTCTAAAAGTTTTGCGCGACCAGATCATCGAGACCGAACCGATTCGTTTCGAGGGCAATAATTACAGCCCAGACTGGGAACGCGAAGCCGAACGACGCGGCCTGCCGAACGTCAAGAAATCAGCCTATGCATTCGATGCATTGGTGGCTGAAAAGAACGTCCAAATGCTCATCAAACAGGGCGTCTTTACTGAACGCGAAATTTACGCGCGCTATCGCATCAAGCTCGAGCAGTATATCACGACCATCGAAATCGAAGCCGAGACGTTCTGCGACCTGATCGAAACGCGCGTGTTGCCGGCCGCCATTTCTTATCAAACAATGCTGGCGGATGCCATTAAAAGCATCGGCAGCGCAGCGCCGCAGATTGCCGAATCGGCTGTCAGTGTGCAACGCGATCTCCTGGCGCGGGTTTCCGAGCAGATTGCCGCCTTGTACAAGGGTCTGGCTGAAATTCGGGAAGCTCTGGAAAAGGCAGATGAAATCGACGACTTGCCGAAAAAGGCCAAATATATCGCGGATACGGTGGCGGAACTGCTCATCAAGGTGCGCAAGCCCTCGGATGAGCTGGAGAAACTGATCCCCGATGATCTCTGGCCGCTGCCGAAATATTCGGAGATGTTGTCGATTCTCTAA
- a CDS encoding ABC transporter permease, with the protein MQIVLLIREFIQDLKRQKLRAFLTITAITWGTLAVVLLMAFGTGLGFRMRESLLNAGDRIIRIWGGETSLKYAGLPTGRSINLVEEDAWHLLRAIPEVDLAHPTLDRGVQLRKGQAASYTHMEGVWPQFEVLRRMFPAPGGRFINEEDLKERRRVVFLGGEIAKEICGRENPVGEVITIDGIPFTVIGTMPKKLQTAMNNGPDDRRAIIPFTTFQTLYGNRYIGELILHARSPLETQRVINRVKEILGRKYLFDPKDERALYIWDMVEAERQGAKVFTGLNIFLGAIGGMTLVIAGVGVANIMYVVAKERTREIGIKRAVGAKRRHIIFQFVFESLLMSFIGGSLGLLISVAVVRLVRMIPISGDGAMQFLGRPMLSSAVVLTAVCILTLVGLFSGLFPARKAASVDPVEALRYE; encoded by the coding sequence ATGCAGATCGTTTTATTGATCCGGGAATTTATTCAAGACCTCAAGCGGCAAAAGCTGCGTGCCTTTTTGACGATAACGGCGATTACCTGGGGAACGCTGGCGGTCGTCCTGCTGATGGCCTTCGGCACCGGCCTGGGGTTTCGGATGCGCGAAAGCCTGCTGAATGCGGGCGATCGCATTATCCGCATTTGGGGCGGCGAAACGTCATTGAAATATGCCGGTCTTCCGACGGGACGAAGCATCAACCTGGTGGAAGAGGACGCCTGGCATTTGCTGCGGGCAATACCGGAAGTCGATCTTGCGCATCCTACTCTCGATCGCGGCGTGCAGCTGCGCAAGGGTCAGGCCGCTTCCTACACGCATATGGAAGGGGTTTGGCCGCAGTTCGAGGTACTGCGACGCATGTTTCCGGCGCCGGGCGGCAGATTCATCAATGAAGAGGATCTGAAAGAGCGGCGGCGGGTGGTTTTTCTGGGGGGCGAGATAGCCAAAGAAATCTGCGGTCGGGAAAATCCAGTCGGCGAGGTGATCACCATCGACGGCATCCCCTTCACGGTGATCGGCACCATGCCGAAAAAGCTGCAGACGGCCATGAACAACGGTCCGGACGATCGTCGAGCCATCATTCCGTTCACGACGTTCCAGACGCTCTACGGCAATCGTTATATCGGCGAACTGATCCTGCATGCGCGCAGTCCTCTGGAGACCCAGCGCGTCATCAACCGAGTCAAAGAGATCCTTGGTCGCAAGTATCTCTTTGATCCCAAGGACGAACGGGCGCTTTACATTTGGGATATGGTCGAGGCCGAGCGTCAGGGTGCCAAGGTGTTCACGGGTCTCAACATCTTTCTCGGGGCCATCGGCGGCATGACTCTGGTGATTGCCGGCGTCGGGGTCGCCAATATCATGTACGTCGTCGCCAAGGAGCGAACCCGTGAAATCGGCATCAAGCGGGCTGTCGGCGCAAAACGCCGCCACATTATTTTTCAGTTCGTTTTCGAGTCTTTACTAATGAGCTTTATCGGCGGCAGCCTCGGCCTGCTGATTTCCGTTGCCGTCGTCCGACTTGTGCGCATGATTCCGATAAGCGGCGACGGTGCCATGCAGTTTCTGGGTCGGCCGATGCTTTCGTCAGCCGTCGTTCTGACGGCGGTCTGCATTCTCACACTGGTTGGACTCTTTTCCGGACTCTTTCCCGCGCGCAAAGCGGCCTCCGTTGATCCTGTGGAGGCCTTGCGCTATGAATAG
- a CDS encoding rRNA pseudouridine synthase codes for MNKIKEQRRKGRRRVQLVRAFTKMGAASRSQARQYILDGRVTVNGKVVRHILEYVDLFRDDIRLDGQRLSLVREHTYLLLNKPRGYVTTRKDPEGRPTIYDLLPPLNRWIFPVGRLDMDSEGLLLLTDDGALADFLTDPDHEVRKRYKVLIDRPPAEKDRRRLEEGVRIRGYLTKPCRVKRIGPGETGYWISFTLTEGKNRQIRLMLDALGYRVLRLIRTHIGPLAQGELQTGEWRYLRKKEIEALKSLWNSAGSKEDDKSEETTVMQ; via the coding sequence GTGAACAAGATTAAGGAACAAAGGCGTAAAGGACGCCGGCGCGTTCAGCTCGTGCGCGCGTTTACCAAAATGGGAGCCGCCTCGCGCAGTCAGGCGCGTCAATACATCCTCGACGGCCGCGTGACGGTCAACGGCAAGGTTGTTCGGCACATTTTAGAATATGTCGACCTCTTTCGCGACGATATTCGCCTGGACGGCCAAAGGCTAAGCCTGGTTCGTGAGCATACCTACCTTCTGTTGAACAAGCCGCGCGGTTACGTGACGACGCGCAAGGATCCCGAAGGGAGGCCAACGATTTATGACCTCTTGCCGCCGCTAAACCGCTGGATCTTTCCGGTCGGCCGCCTGGACATGGACAGCGAGGGCCTTTTACTCCTGACCGATGACGGCGCTCTGGCCGATTTTCTGACGGATCCGGACCATGAGGTGCGCAAGCGCTACAAGGTGCTCATTGATCGTCCGCCGGCAGAAAAGGATCGCCGTCGGCTCGAAGAAGGGGTACGTATCCGCGGTTACTTGACCAAACCCTGCCGCGTCAAACGAATCGGTCCGGGGGAAACGGGCTATTGGATTTCCTTCACCCTGACCGAAGGCAAAAACCGCCAAATTCGTTTGATGCTGGATGCTCTCGGCTACCGTGTCCTACGCCTCATCCGCACCCATATCGGACCGTTGGCGCAGGGCGAGCTGCAGACGGGGGAATGGCGGTACCTACGCAAAAAAGAGATCGAAGCCCTAAAATCCTTGTGGAATTCTGCAGGCAGCAAGGAAGACGACAAGTCCGAGGAGACTACTGTAATGCAATGA
- the thiC gene encoding phosphomethylpyrimidine synthase ThiC produces MTQLEAARLGIFTDAMRAVVEEEQISQDDLLRGIAEGLIVVPSNPRHTSLRAKGIGKGLRTKINVNIGTSYECHNPVLEKKKLAIALAHGADAIMDLSLGDNTQSFRTWLVQECPVPIGTVPIYDAVAFSGKEVKDISIDEWFAVVEQHARDGVDFMTIHAGLTQAGLERLRHRPRLTHIVSRGGSILAEWMTVNDAENPFYEHFDRLLEIARAHDITLSLGDGLRPGSLEDATDAAQIQELIILGELTLKAREFGVQVMIEGPGHVPLSEIVANIQLQKKLCHGAPFYVLGPLVTDIAPGYDHITAAIGGAIAAAAGADFICYVTPAEHLRLPNLDDVKEGLIAARIAGHAADIAKGVPGAAEWDRRMSRARAALDWPAMIETAIDPQKAKEYRNSIDLPDEQVCSMCGAYCAAKRSRELFVKSE; encoded by the coding sequence ATGACGCAATTAGAGGCGGCGCGGTTAGGTATCTTTACGGATGCCATGCGGGCAGTCGTTGAGGAGGAACAGATTAGTCAAGACGATCTGTTGCGCGGCATTGCCGAAGGGCTTATTGTCGTGCCGAGTAATCCGCGCCATACGAGTCTGAGAGCTAAAGGGATCGGCAAAGGGCTGCGCACCAAAATCAACGTCAACATCGGCACTTCCTATGAATGCCACAATCCGGTGTTGGAAAAGAAAAAACTGGCGATCGCGTTGGCGCACGGCGCCGATGCCATTATGGACCTCAGCTTGGGCGACAATACACAAAGCTTCCGGACCTGGCTGGTTCAGGAGTGCCCGGTGCCGATAGGGACCGTGCCGATCTACGATGCGGTCGCATTCTCCGGCAAAGAGGTTAAGGACATCAGCATAGACGAGTGGTTTGCGGTAGTCGAGCAGCATGCGCGGGACGGAGTCGACTTTATGACCATTCATGCGGGATTGACGCAGGCGGGATTGGAGAGGCTCCGTCATCGCCCGCGACTGACGCACATTGTCAGCCGCGGCGGCAGTATTTTGGCCGAATGGATGACGGTCAACGACGCAGAAAACCCGTTTTATGAGCATTTCGATCGACTGTTGGAGATTGCGCGCGCGCACGATATCACGCTCAGCCTGGGCGACGGTCTGCGTCCTGGTTCTCTCGAAGACGCAACGGATGCAGCGCAGATTCAGGAACTCATCATTTTGGGGGAACTAACCTTAAAGGCCCGCGAATTTGGGGTGCAGGTGATGATCGAGGGTCCCGGCCATGTGCCGTTGTCTGAGATCGTCGCCAATATCCAGCTGCAGAAAAAGCTTTGTCACGGTGCGCCGTTTTATGTGCTCGGGCCGCTGGTGACCGACATTGCGCCGGGCTATGATCACATCACGGCCGCCATCGGCGGAGCGATTGCAGCGGCGGCAGGTGCCGACTTTATTTGTTACGTCACGCCCGCCGAACACCTGCGATTGCCGAATTTGGACGACGTCAAAGAAGGCTTGATTGCCGCGCGCATTGCCGGGCACGCGGCCGACATTGCCAAAGGCGTGCCGGGTGCGGCAGAATGGGATCGCCGCATGAGTCGAGCGCGCGCCGCCCTCGACTGGCCGGCGATGATCGAGACCGCCATCGATCCGCAAAAAGCCAAAGAATACCGCAACTCCATTGACCTTCCGGATGAGCAGGTCTGCTCCATGTGCGGCGCCTATTGTGCGGCAAAACGTTCGCGCGAACTGTTTGTAAAATCCGAATGA
- a CDS encoding ammonium transporter — MMKTIRLNLAFFVTLFFLFIVKDAWATDAVADAAEKLQSNMNIVWTAVAAFLVFFMQAGFAMVEGGFTRAKNTVNIMMKNLMDFSFGSLAFFFIGFGLMFGKSNGLFGTEHFMLSGYDAMSSDWIWTFLIFQTVFAATSATIVSGAMAERTKFSAYLVYSIVISALIYPIFGSWAWGGLLDGGGWLEKLGFVDFAGSTVVHSIGGWLALAGAVTLGPRIGKYGPDGSPRAIPGHNIALAALGVFILWFGWFGFNPGSTTFADGSIGRIAVTTNLAAAAGAVTALITSWTILKKPDASMTLNGVLAGLVAITAGCASVTPVASVLIGAVAGIVVVLSVLFLDRTLKVDDPVGAVSVHAVCGAFGTLSVGLFHTENGLFYGGGFRLLGVQALGVLTAFIWAFGLGLALFGLLKKTIGLRTSAEEELQGLDIGEHGMEAYSGFQIFITQ, encoded by the coding sequence ATGATGAAAACCATTAGATTGAACTTGGCCTTTTTTGTCACGCTCTTTTTTTTATTCATCGTCAAAGATGCTTGGGCGACCGACGCCGTTGCCGACGCGGCGGAAAAGCTGCAGTCGAACATGAACATCGTGTGGACGGCGGTAGCCGCTTTTCTTGTCTTTTTCATGCAGGCGGGATTCGCCATGGTGGAAGGCGGCTTTACCCGCGCCAAGAACACGGTCAACATCATGATGAAAAATCTTATGGATTTTTCTTTCGGTTCTTTGGCATTCTTTTTCATCGGCTTCGGCCTGATGTTCGGCAAAAGCAACGGCCTGTTTGGAACCGAACACTTTATGCTGTCGGGCTACGACGCCATGAGCTCTGATTGGATTTGGACCTTTTTGATCTTTCAGACGGTTTTTGCCGCTACGTCGGCGACGATTGTTTCCGGCGCCATGGCCGAGCGCACCAAGTTCTCCGCCTATCTTGTATACAGCATCGTCATCAGCGCGCTTATCTATCCGATTTTCGGATCCTGGGCTTGGGGAGGGCTTCTCGACGGCGGCGGTTGGCTGGAAAAGTTGGGCTTTGTCGATTTCGCCGGCTCGACGGTCGTTCACTCAATCGGCGGTTGGCTGGCGCTGGCAGGCGCCGTCACCTTGGGCCCGCGAATCGGCAAATATGGACCGGACGGCAGTCCGCGCGCTATTCCCGGTCATAACATTGCCCTCGCCGCATTGGGCGTCTTTATCCTTTGGTTCGGCTGGTTCGGATTTAATCCGGGCTCCACGACTTTTGCCGACGGCAGCATCGGACGAATTGCGGTGACCACCAATTTAGCTGCGGCGGCAGGCGCCGTCACGGCTTTGATTACCTCTTGGACCATTTTGAAAAAGCCGGACGCATCAATGACTCTCAACGGCGTATTGGCGGGTCTTGTTGCCATTACGGCAGGCTGCGCCTCCGTAACTCCCGTCGCCTCCGTGCTGATCGGAGCCGTGGCTGGAATAGTTGTCGTATTGAGCGTTCTCTTTCTCGACCGCACTCTAAAAGTCGACGACCCGGTCGGCGCCGTCAGCGTTCACGCCGTATGCGGCGCATTCGGCACGCTCAGCGTTGGGCTGTTCCACACCGAAAACGGTCTTTTCTACGGCGGCGGCTTCAGATTACTCGGCGTGCAGGCTCTGGGTGTTCTGACCGCCTTTATATGGGCTTTCGGATTAGGGCTCGCGCTTTTTGGTCTGTTGAAAAAGACCATCGGTCTGCGCACCTCGGCCGAGGAAGAGCTGCAGGGCTTGGACATCGGCGAACACGGCATGGAAGCTTATAGCGGTTTCCAGATTTTCATTACACAATAA